The DNA region CCTATCCGCTGCCAGACATCGGTCCGGCGGTCGTGGGGGGCAGGCCGCGCGAGTACCAGCAACCGGTTCCGGAGGTCGTCCGCGGTCGGCTATCCGGGGACGCGCCGCAGCTCGTGCCTAGCTTCTAATCGCGGCTGGGCGACTAGGTCGCTGGCGCCGGTCCAGCTACGATGGACGGGATGAAACGCCGCCCCGCAAAGAAACGCCCCACCGCCGGCGCCCGGCCACCGGGCAAACCGAGGAAACCGTCCGCCGGCCGTAGGCCGGCTGCTGCTGGGGGGGCGTCTGAGCAGACGGGGGAGAGGTTGCAGAAGGTGCTGGCCGCGGCCGGCATCGCCAGCCGGCGGGAGTGCGAGGCGCTGATCCTCGAGGGGCGGATCGAGGTCGACGACCAGGTCGTCACCGAACTGGGCATGCGGGTCGACCCCACGCAGCAGAAGATCGAGATGGACGGCGAAGCGATCGCTCGGCCCAAGCGGATCTACTACGCGGTCAACAAGCCCGAAGGGGTGGTCTGCACGGCCCGCGACCCGTCGGGTCGCCCGCGCGTGATTGACCTGTTGCCCCCCGACCTGGGGCGGGTGTTCAACGTCGGCCGGCTCGACATGTCAAGCGACGGCCTGATCTTGCTCACCAACGACGGCGAGCTGGCCAACCAGCTTACCCATCCCAAGCACGGGGTTGAGAAGATCTACCACGTGCAAGTGGCCGGGATGCCGACCCCCGAGGTGATCGCTCAGCTCAAGAAAGGGGTCTACCTGGCCGAGGGAAAGGCGCACTTCGAGCACGTGAAGATCAAGTCGCGTCGCAAGAAGTCGACGGTCCTGGAGGTCGTCCTCGACGAAGGCCGCAACCGCGAGATCCGCCGCCTGCTGGCGCGGGTGGGGCACAAGGTGCAGAAGCTCACGCGGGTCGCGGTGGGTCCGGTCAAGCTGGGCGAACTGCCGAGCGCCGCGTACCGACAATT from Pirellulimonas nuda includes:
- a CDS encoding pseudouridine synthase, which translates into the protein MKRRPAKKRPTAGARPPGKPRKPSAGRRPAAAGGASEQTGERLQKVLAAAGIASRRECEALILEGRIEVDDQVVTELGMRVDPTQQKIEMDGEAIARPKRIYYAVNKPEGVVCTARDPSGRPRVIDLLPPDLGRVFNVGRLDMSSDGLILLTNDGELANQLTHPKHGVEKIYHVQVAGMPTPEVIAQLKKGVYLAEGKAHFEHVKIKSRRKKSTVLEVVLDEGRNREIRRLLARVGHKVQKLTRVAVGPVKLGELPSAAYRQLTDAEVKSLRKAAEGVELTPRPRRRKPTGSRTSPERSKRDGASRERPVGQGGGPRKAGRPAAGKPVKKTAKTAAKNARPAAAKKGPAPRPPMKRKTIE
- a CDS encoding membrane or secreted protein, whose protein sequence is MRLLLSIAIVCSAVGCSPFTRRPNFLHPGPAGPQQVEAIYHDPYPLPDIGPAVVGGRPREYQQPVPEVVRGRLSGDAPQLVPSF